One part of the Archangium lipolyticum genome encodes these proteins:
- a CDS encoding peptidoglycan-binding protein, which produces MVAPISSSRTTALTASARTAMPTVREGSRGPAVRELQTLLKSKGFNPGAADGVFGPKTKAAVLSFQRSQGIAADGIVGPQTWGRLKGAGGPAPTPGPTPSPGGRGTADAFVQKALAQNGDRYIFGAETNLNDPNPKAFDCSELVQWAAHQVGVSIPDGTMNQLPHIQRAGKGISVEQALRTKGALLFRPGHVAISLGDGRTIEAKGSKYGVGIFSAHGRGWTAGGLIPGMKY; this is translated from the coding sequence ATGGTCGCCCCCATCTCCTCGAGCCGCACGACGGCGTTGACTGCTTCTGCCCGGACCGCGATGCCCACCGTACGGGAGGGCTCCCGCGGCCCCGCGGTGCGCGAGCTCCAGACCCTGCTCAAGAGCAAGGGTTTCAACCCCGGCGCGGCGGATGGTGTCTTCGGTCCCAAGACGAAGGCGGCGGTGCTGTCCTTCCAGCGCTCCCAGGGCATCGCGGCGGACGGCATCGTCGGTCCCCAGACGTGGGGCCGGCTGAAGGGCGCCGGTGGTCCGGCTCCGACCCCGGGTCCGACGCCGAGCCCGGGCGGGCGCGGCACGGCCGATGCGTTCGTGCAGAAGGCGCTCGCGCAGAACGGTGACCGCTACATCTTCGGCGCCGAGACCAACCTGAACGATCCCAACCCCAAGGCCTTCGACTGCTCGGAGCTGGTGCAGTGGGCGGCGCACCAGGTGGGCGTCTCCATCCCCGACGGGACGATGAACCAGCTGCCGCACATCCAGCGCGCGGGCAAGGGAATCTCCGTCGAGCAGGCGCTGCGCACCAAGGGCGCGCTGCTGTTCCGGCCGGGCCACGTCGCCATCAGCCTGGGCGATGGGCGCACCATCGAGGCCAAGGGCTCCAAGTACGGCGTGGGCATCTTCAGCGCCCATGGCCGCGGGTGGACGGCCGGCGGCCTCATCCCCGGCATGAAGTACTGA